One Luteolibacter rhizosphaerae DNA segment encodes these proteins:
- a CDS encoding Glu/Leu/Phe/Val family dehydrogenase, whose protein sequence is MREELLRNPVFSMAATQFDLVADFLGLNDEIRERTKWPKRLITVTVPIRHDDGAVKVYFGHRVQHHLTRGPVKGGLRYHPNVDLGEVAALAMWMNWKCALMDLPFGGGKGGITCDPRKMSIGELERLTRRYTMEMIPFIGEDIDIMAPDMGTNEQTMAWMTDTYSTHAGRLIPGIVTGKPIGLQGSAGRTQATGHGVAFLACRALNKLGIKLTDATAIVQGFGNVGSHAAYGLSNSGVKITGISDVTGAIWNANGIDTRKLRDHVAARGSIAGFTEADPIDPALLLTQPCDILVPAATDMVITGDNAPQLKCRILAEGANGPTTPEADKVIDARGDIFVIPDILCNAGGVTVSYFEWVQNLQRFQWSEREVLTKLETMLESAFSRVLVFAERNKLSHRMAAQSLAVKTVADVKAQRGLFP, encoded by the coding sequence ATGCGCGAAGAGCTCCTCCGGAACCCGGTTTTCTCGATGGCGGCCACCCAGTTCGACCTCGTGGCGGACTTCCTCGGCCTGAATGACGAGATCCGGGAGCGCACCAAGTGGCCCAAACGTCTGATCACCGTGACCGTGCCGATCCGTCATGACGATGGTGCCGTGAAGGTCTACTTCGGCCACCGGGTGCAGCACCACCTCACCCGCGGCCCGGTGAAGGGCGGCCTCCGCTATCATCCGAATGTCGATCTCGGCGAGGTCGCGGCCCTGGCCATGTGGATGAACTGGAAGTGCGCCCTCATGGACCTGCCCTTCGGCGGGGGCAAGGGCGGCATCACCTGCGACCCACGCAAGATGAGCATCGGCGAACTCGAGCGCCTCACCCGCCGCTACACCATGGAGATGATTCCCTTCATCGGGGAGGACATCGACATCATGGCGCCGGACATGGGGACGAACGAACAAACCATGGCATGGATGACGGACACTTACTCCACCCATGCCGGCCGACTGATTCCCGGTATCGTCACCGGCAAGCCGATCGGCCTGCAGGGTTCCGCCGGGCGCACCCAAGCAACCGGCCATGGCGTCGCCTTCCTCGCCTGCCGTGCATTGAACAAGCTCGGCATCAAGCTCACCGACGCCACGGCGATCGTTCAGGGTTTCGGCAATGTCGGCTCGCATGCCGCCTACGGACTCTCCAATTCCGGGGTGAAGATCACCGGCATTTCGGATGTCACCGGAGCGATCTGGAATGCGAATGGGATCGATACCCGCAAGCTCCGCGATCATGTCGCCGCGCGCGGAAGCATCGCGGGATTCACCGAGGCGGATCCCATCGATCCTGCCCTGCTTCTCACACAGCCTTGCGATATCCTCGTTCCGGCTGCGACCGACATGGTGATCACCGGTGACAATGCACCGCAGTTGAAATGTAGGATTCTCGCGGAGGGTGCGAATGGTCCGACCACTCCTGAGGCGGACAAGGTGATCGATGCCCGCGGGGATATTTTTGTGATCCCGGACATCCTCTGCAATGCGGGCGGCGTCACCGTTTCTTATTTCGAGTGGGTGCAAAATCTCCAGCGCTTCCAGTGGTCCGAACGCGAGGTGCTGACCAAGCTGGAAACCATGCTGGAGAGTGCCTTCTCGCGGGTGCTGGTCTTTGCCGAACGCAACAAATTGTCGCACCGCATGGCCGCGCAGTCGCTTGCCGTGAAGACCGTCGCCGATGTCAAGGCACAGCGCGGCCTCTTTCCCTGA
- a CDS encoding Uma2 family endonuclease: MSLAIQLPPRENQMEFNLRIWEQLLADPVLAKIEGRIETDRHGRIIMTSPPGPSHGSKQAEISYVLRVLLSGRVVTECPISTSDGVRAADVAWFSDLRYARAFDRRCFLEAPEICVEVISPGNTKAEMEEKMALYFDAGAIEVWFCDEDGRMRFHSPQQSLEKSLLCPDFPAMIEA; this comes from the coding sequence GTGAGCCTCGCGATCCAACTGCCGCCGCGGGAGAACCAGATGGAGTTCAATCTCCGCATCTGGGAGCAATTGCTTGCCGATCCGGTGCTGGCGAAGATCGAGGGTCGCATCGAAACGGACCGGCATGGCCGTATCATCATGACTTCTCCTCCCGGGCCGTCCCACGGCAGCAAACAAGCAGAGATAAGCTATGTTCTTCGCGTCCTTCTGAGTGGCCGCGTTGTCACGGAATGCCCGATCTCCACCTCGGATGGCGTCCGAGCTGCCGATGTCGCTTGGTTTTCCGATCTCCGTTATGCGCGGGCTTTCGACCGCCGCTGCTTCCTCGAAGCTCCCGAGATCTGCGTGGAAGTGATCTCTCCCGGGAACACGAAGGCGGAAATGGAGGAAAAGATGGCGCTCTATTTCGATGCGGGAGCCATCGAGGTTTGGTTCTGCGATGAAGACGGGCGGATGCGCTTCCATTCCCCGCAGCAATCCTTGGAGAAGTCTTTGCTCTGTCCTGATTTCCCGGCGATGATCGAAGCCTGA
- a CDS encoding MDR family NADPH-dependent oxidoreductase gives MQALRFHQFGKPLEVLRLEELELPPLKQNEVCLKMLAAPVNPADLNLIEGTYGVKPPLPSTPGIEGCGEVVESTSPDFAPGDRAIILRRAGSWASHVQIDAASLFKLPSGLDPAQAAMLKVNPATAWRLLTGFGMPEKESWVVQNAANSAVGRCVIVLAKQLGLHTINLVRRAELVGELEALGADVVALDDDVAVAAHGDKAPVLAFNCVGGESALRLMNLLAPGGTHITFGAMARRPLNVPNGLLIFKNLNLRGLWITKWIEAASSEEIREVYGRLATSGLHMPVDRLVPLANYPEALEALASPERNGKVLLVP, from the coding sequence ATGCAGGCACTACGATTTCATCAGTTCGGCAAGCCCCTCGAAGTGCTTCGCTTGGAGGAGCTCGAGCTTCCGCCGCTGAAGCAGAATGAGGTCTGTCTCAAGATGCTCGCCGCGCCGGTGAACCCGGCGGACCTCAATCTCATCGAAGGCACGTATGGAGTGAAGCCGCCCCTGCCTTCGACTCCCGGGATTGAAGGTTGCGGGGAAGTTGTGGAAAGCACTTCGCCGGACTTCGCGCCAGGCGACCGCGCGATCATTCTCCGCCGGGCAGGAAGCTGGGCCTCGCATGTTCAGATCGATGCGGCATCGCTCTTCAAGCTTCCCTCCGGCCTCGATCCTGCCCAAGCCGCGATGCTGAAGGTGAACCCCGCGACCGCGTGGCGCTTGCTCACCGGCTTCGGGATGCCGGAGAAGGAATCATGGGTCGTGCAGAACGCCGCGAACTCCGCGGTGGGTCGCTGCGTGATCGTGCTGGCGAAGCAACTCGGCCTACACACCATCAATCTCGTGCGGCGGGCGGAGTTGGTCGGGGAGCTCGAAGCCTTGGGTGCCGATGTGGTTGCCCTTGATGACGACGTCGCGGTCGCGGCTCACGGTGACAAGGCTCCCGTTCTTGCTTTCAATTGTGTGGGGGGCGAGAGCGCGCTCCGACTCATGAATCTCCTCGCGCCCGGTGGCACCCACATCACCTTCGGTGCCATGGCCCGGCGTCCGCTCAACGTCCCGAACGGGCTTCTCATTTTCAAGAATCTCAACCTCCGCGGTCTCTGGATCACGAAGTGGATCGAGGCTGCCTCTTCCGAAGAGATTCGGGAAGTTTACGGACGTCTCGCTACCAGCGGTCTGCATATGCCGGTCGATCGCCTCGTTCCTTTGGCGAACTACCCGGAAGCATTGGAGGCTCTCGCCTCACCGGAGCGGAACGGGAAAGTACTACTGGTTCCGTAG
- a CDS encoding patatin-like phospholipase family protein, whose protein sequence is MDLTAPPSGRARLLAFDGGGIRGLFSLEVAKRIETLLREKTGKPDLVLADHFHYMGGTSTGAIIATFLSWGMPVNEVIRLYRENSKLMFTKAGLGAIFKNRFDGEPISDFLRSFFVENNGTPATLGTSKLRTLLLVVTRNASTGSPWPMSNNPRALYNDRSKPGCNLDLPLWQIVRASTAAPTFFPPEVIEITDQIDGSIKKHVFAFEDGGVTPFNNPAYLLYTMATLPEYKLAWPDGKERMSLVSVGTGRVKTGRGGKLVEHLLAQAKSLPAALIGSAQWMQDLVCRQQGECRYGDPLDSELGTLVRENPRAAFLYARYDRAIGEAEMKAALEVSKKGFTLDNIELMDFLGEMGATYAEHAVKLEHFDHD, encoded by the coding sequence ATGGATCTTACGGCTCCCCCTTCCGGCCGCGCTCGCTTGCTTGCCTTCGATGGCGGGGGTATCCGAGGGCTATTCTCCTTGGAAGTCGCGAAACGGATCGAAACGCTGTTGCGGGAGAAGACCGGCAAGCCGGACCTCGTGTTGGCCGACCACTTCCACTACATGGGTGGCACCAGCACGGGAGCAATCATTGCCACCTTCCTCTCCTGGGGCATGCCGGTGAACGAGGTGATCCGGCTGTATCGGGAGAACTCCAAGCTGATGTTCACGAAGGCGGGGCTGGGGGCGATCTTCAAGAACCGCTTCGATGGCGAACCAATCTCCGATTTCCTGAGAAGCTTCTTCGTCGAGAACAACGGCACCCCGGCGACACTCGGAACCTCGAAGCTTCGGACCTTACTGCTGGTGGTGACGCGGAATGCTTCGACTGGCTCACCGTGGCCGATGTCGAACAATCCCCGCGCGCTCTACAACGATCGCAGCAAGCCGGGCTGCAACCTGGACCTGCCGCTGTGGCAGATCGTGCGTGCGAGCACAGCCGCGCCGACCTTTTTCCCGCCGGAGGTGATCGAGATCACGGATCAAATCGATGGGAGCATAAAGAAGCATGTCTTCGCCTTCGAGGACGGGGGCGTGACACCCTTCAACAATCCTGCCTACCTGCTCTACACGATGGCCACGCTGCCGGAATACAAGCTGGCATGGCCGGACGGGAAGGAGCGGATGAGCCTGGTATCCGTCGGCACGGGGCGAGTGAAGACCGGCCGCGGCGGTAAACTGGTCGAGCATCTGTTAGCGCAAGCGAAGTCGTTGCCCGCCGCGCTGATCGGATCGGCGCAATGGATGCAGGACCTGGTCTGCCGCCAGCAAGGGGAATGCCGCTACGGCGATCCGCTGGATAGCGAGCTGGGCACGCTGGTGCGCGAGAACCCGCGAGCCGCGTTTCTCTACGCGCGCTATGACCGGGCGATCGGTGAGGCTGAGATGAAGGCCGCGCTGGAGGTGAGCAAGAAGGGCTTCACGCTGGATAACATCGAGCTGATGGACTTTCTCGGTGAGATGGGGGCGACCTATGCGGAGCACGCGGTGAAGCTTGAACACTTCGACCATGACTGA